AGCGCACCACCGCCTCTGGCATCGTCATTCCTGATTCCGCTGGCGAAAAGCCGGATCAGGGCGAAATCCTGGCCGTTGGCCCGGGCAAGCGTGACGACAACGGCAAGCAAATCGCTCTCGACGTCAAAGTCGGCGATCGCGTTCTGTTCGGCAAGTACGCCGGCCAGGCCGTCAAGGTCGATGGTCAGGAAGTCCTGGTCATGCGTGAAGAAGACATCATGGGCGTTCTGCAGAAGTAATTTCTGCATCCCTCGAAATGACGGTTGATCCCACGGTCAACCGGGAAATTGATCAAAATTCAGGAGCTATTAAATGGCAGCTAAAGAAGTCAAATTCGGTGATTCCGCCCGCGCCCGCATGGTCGAAGGCATCAATGTCCTGGCCGACGCAGTCAAGGTTACCCTTGGCCCGAAAGGTCGCAATGTCGTACTCGAACGTTCCTTCGGTGGCCCGACCGTCACCAAGGACGGCGTTTCCGTCGCCAAGGAAATCGAACTGAAAGACAAGTTCGCCAACATGGGCGCCCAGATGGTCAAGGAAGTTGCTTCCAAGACCTCCGACATCGCCGGTGACGGCACCACCACCGCCACCGTGCTGGCGCAATCCATTGTTCGCGAAGGCATGAAGTACGTTGCTGCCGGCATGAACCCGATGGATCTGAAGCGCGGCATTGACAAGGCTGTGGTTGCTACCCTGGCCGAGCTGAAGGCTTTCTCCAAGCCGTGCACGACCAACAAGGAAATCGCCCAGGTTGGCGCCATTTCCGCCAACTCCGATTTCAACATCGGTGAAATCATCGCCAACGCGATGGCCAAGGTCGGTAAGGAAGGCGTCATCACCGTTGAAGATGGCAAGTCCCTGGAAAACGAACTGGATGTCGTCGAAGGCATGCAGTTCGACCGCGGCTACCTGTCCCCGTACTTCATCAACAACGGCGACAAGCAGCAAGCCCTGATGGAAAACCCGTTTGTTCTGCTCTTCGACAAGAAGATCTCCAACATCCGCGACCTGCTGCCGATCCTGGAACAAGTTGCCAAGGCTGGCCGTCCGCTGCTGATCATCGCTGAAGATGTCGATGGCGAAGCCCTGGCGACTCTGGTCGTCAACAACATCCGCGGCATCCTGAAGACCGTGGCCGTCAAGGCCCCGGGCTTTGGCGACCGTCGCAAGGCCATGCTGGAAGATATCGCCATCCTGACCGGCGGTACCGTCATCGCCGAAGAAACCGGCCTGACGCTGGAAAAGGCTGTCCTGAAGGATCTGGGCCAGGCCAAGCGCATCGAAGTTTCCAAGGAAAACACCACGATCATCGACGGCGCCGGCGAAGCTGCTGCCATCGAAGCCCGCGTCAAGCAGATCCGCATCCAGATCGAGGAAGCCACCTCCGATTACGACAAGGAAAAGCTGCAGGAACGTGTGGCCAAGCTGGCTGGCGGCGTTGCAGTCATCAAGGTTGGTGCTGCCACCGAAGTCGAAATGAAGGAAAAGAAGGCCCGCGTTGAAGACGCCCTGCACGCTACCCGCGCTGCTGTGGAAGAAGGTATCGTCGCCGGCGGCGGCGTTGCCCTGATCCGTGCCCGCGCTGCCATCGGCAAGCTGAAGGGTGACAACCACGACCAGGACGCCGGTATCAAGATCGTCCTGCGCGCCATGGAGCAGCCGCTCCGCGAAATCGTTGCCAATGCTGGCGACGAGCCGTCTGTCGTGGTCGACAAGGTGCAGCGTGGCAAGGGTAACTACGGTTACAACGCTTCCACCGGCGAGTACGGCGACATGGTTGAAATGGGTGTTCTCGACCCGACCAAGGTGACCCGCACCGCACTGCAGAACGCTGCTTCCGTAGCCGGCCTGATGCTG
The sequence above is drawn from the Dechloromonas sp. TW-R-39-2 genome and encodes:
- a CDS encoding co-chaperone GroES; the encoded protein is MNIRPLHDRVIVKRVEAERTTASGIVIPDSAGEKPDQGEILAVGPGKRDDNGKQIALDVKVGDRVLFGKYAGQAVKVDGQEVLVMREEDIMGVLQK
- the groL gene encoding chaperonin GroEL (60 kDa chaperone family; promotes refolding of misfolded polypeptides especially under stressful conditions; forms two stacked rings of heptamers to form a barrel-shaped 14mer; ends can be capped by GroES; misfolded proteins enter the barrel where they are refolded when GroES binds) is translated as MAAKEVKFGDSARARMVEGINVLADAVKVTLGPKGRNVVLERSFGGPTVTKDGVSVAKEIELKDKFANMGAQMVKEVASKTSDIAGDGTTTATVLAQSIVREGMKYVAAGMNPMDLKRGIDKAVVATLAELKAFSKPCTTNKEIAQVGAISANSDFNIGEIIANAMAKVGKEGVITVEDGKSLENELDVVEGMQFDRGYLSPYFINNGDKQQALMENPFVLLFDKKISNIRDLLPILEQVAKAGRPLLIIAEDVDGEALATLVVNNIRGILKTVAVKAPGFGDRRKAMLEDIAILTGGTVIAEETGLTLEKAVLKDLGQAKRIEVSKENTTIIDGAGEAAAIEARVKQIRIQIEEATSDYDKEKLQERVAKLAGGVAVIKVGAATEVEMKEKKARVEDALHATRAAVEEGIVAGGGVALIRARAAIGKLKGDNHDQDAGIKIVLRAMEQPLREIVANAGDEPSVVVDKVQRGKGNYGYNASTGEYGDMVEMGVLDPTKVTRTALQNAASVAGLMLTTECMVAELAEDKPAGGMPDMGGMGGMGGMGGMGM